In Horticoccus luteus, the following proteins share a genomic window:
- the carA gene encoding glutamine-hydrolyzing carbamoyl-phosphate synthase small subunit, giving the protein MPTFRPAILALEDGSIFRGRAFGADATIAGECVFNTSMTGYQEILTDPSYFGQIVTMTAVQIGNYGINPEDAEAGAPKCSGFVVRELSPIVSNWRSQISLDDYLRQYGIPGISEIDTRALTKKLRVDGAMKCCLSTLPLTDAEAVERARAWRDMSGSDYVKDVTCSAPFIWSPTDPANFNTPYLPVGTSLNVPHTPAKKFRVAAFDYGAKHSIFRKLVQHGFDVQVFPAMATAAQVREQKPDALFLSNGPGDPAALPYVHQTVTELLPEYPTFGICLGHQMITHALGGSTYKLKFGHRGGNQPVKNIETGRVSITAQNHGFATDPKSIESRGAKVTEINLNDNTVEGLRHNTLPVFSVQYHPEAAPGPNDADPLFVDFYKMVEARKAGKI; this is encoded by the coding sequence ATGCCTACGTTCCGACCCGCAATCCTCGCTTTGGAAGATGGTTCGATTTTTCGCGGCCGCGCCTTCGGGGCCGACGCCACCATCGCAGGCGAATGCGTGTTTAACACGTCCATGACCGGCTATCAGGAGATCCTCACCGACCCCTCCTACTTCGGCCAGATCGTCACCATGACCGCCGTGCAAATCGGCAACTACGGCATCAACCCCGAAGATGCCGAAGCCGGCGCTCCCAAGTGCTCCGGCTTCGTCGTGCGCGAACTCTCTCCCATCGTCAGCAACTGGCGCAGCCAGATCTCGCTCGACGATTATCTCCGCCAATACGGCATCCCCGGCATCAGCGAAATCGACACCCGGGCGCTGACCAAAAAGCTTCGCGTCGACGGCGCCATGAAGTGCTGCCTCAGCACGCTGCCCCTCACCGACGCCGAGGCCGTTGAACGCGCCCGCGCATGGCGTGATATGAGCGGCTCCGATTACGTGAAAGACGTCACCTGCTCTGCGCCCTTCATCTGGAGCCCCACCGACCCCGCCAATTTCAACACCCCCTATCTCCCCGTCGGCACCTCGCTCAACGTGCCTCACACCCCGGCAAAAAAATTCCGCGTCGCCGCCTTCGATTACGGCGCGAAGCACAGCATCTTTCGCAAACTCGTGCAGCACGGCTTTGACGTGCAGGTTTTTCCCGCCATGGCCACGGCGGCTCAAGTCCGCGAACAAAAGCCCGACGCCCTCTTTCTCTCCAACGGCCCCGGCGATCCCGCCGCCCTCCCTTACGTGCACCAAACCGTCACGGAGTTGCTGCCCGAATATCCGACGTTCGGCATCTGCCTCGGCCACCAGATGATCACACACGCGCTCGGTGGTTCGACCTACAAACTCAAATTCGGCCACCGCGGCGGCAACCAGCCGGTCAAAAACATCGAGACCGGCCGCGTCTCCATCACCGCGCAAAATCACGGTTTCGCCACCGATCCCAAATCGATCGAAAGCCGCGGCGCCAAGGTCACCGAGATCAATCTCAACGACAACACCGTCGAGGGCCTGCGCCATAACACGCTTCCCGTTTTCAGCGTGCAATATCACCCCGAAGCCGCGCCCGGACCAAACGACGCCGACCCGCTGTTCGTGGATTTCTACAAGATGGTCGAAGCCCGCAAGGCCGGCAAAATCTGA
- a CDS encoding type II toxin-antitoxin system VapB family antitoxin, translating to MKMTMHIDEEVLDRVMKITGASTKTEAVEIALNEMARRHKMKELFSAGLGLAPDELREAFDPASLAIDDHGLAAEDSSPYGQPDPS from the coding sequence ATGAAGATGACGATGCACATCGACGAGGAAGTCCTCGACCGGGTCATGAAGATCACCGGTGCCTCCACCAAAACCGAAGCCGTCGAAATCGCGCTGAACGAGATGGCGCGGCGGCACAAGATGAAGGAGCTCTTTTCCGCGGGTCTCGGCTTGGCTCCGGACGAACTTCGGGAAGCCTTCGATCCTGCCTCTCTCGCCATAGACGACCACGGCCTCGCCGCCGAAGACAGCTCGCCGTATGGCCAACCTGATCCTTCCTGA
- a CDS encoding PIN domain-containing protein, which yields MANLILPDSNIYIDALRAGVDPFQTFSPHLEEWEFGTCGMVMLEVCRGLRDPAVLKRFRERFSVMIYVPTTNAIWGRATHLAWALDRQGRTLPSQDLLIAGCALHAGAVVLTRDAHFQNIPGLRTMERLP from the coding sequence ATGGCCAACCTGATCCTTCCTGATAGCAACATCTACATCGACGCCCTTCGCGCCGGGGTAGATCCATTTCAAACCTTCTCGCCTCACCTCGAAGAGTGGGAGTTTGGCACCTGTGGCATGGTGATGCTCGAGGTCTGCCGAGGTCTGCGCGATCCCGCTGTCCTCAAACGTTTCCGCGAGCGTTTCAGCGTGATGATTTACGTGCCGACCACGAACGCCATCTGGGGTCGCGCCACCCATCTTGCATGGGCCCTCGACCGACAGGGCCGCACGTTGCCCTCCCAGGATCTGCTGATCGCCGGTTGCGCCCTGCATGCCGGCGCAGTCGTGCTCACGCGCGACGCCCACTTTCAAAACATCCCCGGCCTGCGCACAATGGAACGTCTGCCGTGA
- the kdsB gene encoding 3-deoxy-manno-octulosonate cytidylyltransferase — MFPLAIVVPCRLESTRFPRKLLHEIRGKPLVRWVAERIAAEAPEFPLFFAVDDVLLANCLKGGGFRIIMTSAAHVSGTDRLAEANRAVRAERVINVQADEPLVSGAQIRALAGLLAGGAPMATLATRFQTATDFANPNQVKVVLAEARQRALFFSRSPLPFARERGGVVDDAWVRANPCYRHLGLYAYGAELLEKFAGLPAGKLEQIEKLEQLRVLENGYEIACDLTTDPTIGVDTPEDAVKFEQWLG; from the coding sequence ATGTTCCCGCTCGCGATCGTGGTGCCGTGCCGGTTGGAGTCTACGCGCTTCCCGCGGAAGCTGTTACATGAGATCAGGGGTAAGCCGTTGGTGCGCTGGGTGGCGGAGCGAATCGCCGCGGAAGCGCCGGAATTTCCGCTGTTTTTCGCGGTGGACGACGTGTTGCTGGCGAATTGCCTGAAGGGAGGAGGGTTCCGCATCATCATGACGAGTGCGGCACATGTGAGCGGCACGGATCGGCTGGCGGAGGCGAACCGGGCGGTGCGCGCGGAGCGGGTGATCAATGTGCAGGCGGACGAGCCGTTGGTGAGCGGCGCGCAGATCCGGGCACTGGCGGGTCTGCTGGCCGGCGGTGCGCCGATGGCAACTTTGGCGACGCGGTTTCAGACGGCGACGGATTTCGCGAATCCCAACCAAGTGAAGGTGGTGCTGGCGGAGGCCAGGCAGCGGGCGCTGTTTTTTTCGCGCTCGCCGCTGCCGTTCGCGCGCGAGCGGGGCGGGGTGGTCGACGATGCATGGGTGCGGGCGAATCCGTGCTACCGGCACCTTGGGTTGTATGCGTATGGCGCTGAGTTGCTGGAGAAGTTTGCCGGTCTGCCGGCCGGGAAACTTGAGCAGATTGAAAAATTGGAGCAGTTGCGTGTGCTGGAAAACGGCTACGAAATCGCGTGCGACCTGACAACGGACCCGACCATCGGCGTCGATACGCCGGAGGACGCCGTGAAGTTTGAGCAGTGGCTGGGATGA
- a CDS encoding HPr family phosphocarrier protein, with protein sequence MNPSDASTASQPQIKDLIVQNKMGIHARPAAMIVRITNKFKADVLVEKDEEQVNGKSIMGLMMLAAGKGSKVKFIATGDDAAAMLAELEQLFARKFDEA encoded by the coding sequence ATGAATCCAAGCGACGCCAGCACTGCCAGTCAGCCCCAAATCAAGGACCTGATCGTGCAGAACAAGATGGGCATTCACGCCCGTCCCGCCGCGATGATCGTGCGGATCACCAACAAGTTCAAAGCCGACGTCCTCGTCGAAAAGGACGAGGAGCAGGTCAACGGCAAGAGCATCATGGGCCTCATGATGCTCGCCGCTGGCAAGGGCTCGAAGGTCAAGTTCATCGCCACCGGCGACGATGCCGCCGCCATGCTCGCCGAGTTGGAGCAGCTCTTCGCCCGCAAGTTCGACGAGGCGTAA
- a CDS encoding TatD family hydrolase, with protein sequence MLIDTHTHLETFARQGTLDAALARARAAGVEAMITIGTANDDWALYREIAAARPGFVHYTVGLHPCSVDETWAAQVAEMAAFWDGEKGGPRPVALGECGLDRFHLPKEPAEAETVFAWQREAFAAQLAWAKRLNCPVVVHSRGAFAECVEMIDASGVEWARVVFHCFVEGEAEMREVMRRGGRGSFTGILTYKSAENVRAAAKVQGLERFMVETDAPYLTPVPHRGKPNEPAFVRHTAEFAAAEVLEVPFATLAAASTANARAFFGL encoded by the coding sequence ATGTTGATCGATACGCACACGCATCTGGAAACGTTTGCGCGACAGGGCACACTGGACGCGGCGCTGGCGCGCGCGCGCGCGGCGGGGGTGGAGGCGATGATCACGATCGGCACGGCGAATGACGATTGGGCGTTGTATCGCGAGATCGCGGCGGCGCGGCCGGGTTTCGTGCATTACACGGTGGGGCTGCATCCGTGCTCCGTGGACGAAACTTGGGCGGCGCAGGTGGCGGAAATGGCGGCGTTTTGGGACGGGGAGAAAGGAGGTCCGCGGCCAGTGGCGCTGGGGGAGTGCGGACTGGATCGGTTTCATTTGCCGAAGGAACCGGCGGAGGCGGAGACGGTTTTCGCGTGGCAACGCGAGGCGTTTGCGGCGCAGTTGGCGTGGGCGAAGCGGCTGAATTGTCCGGTGGTGGTGCATTCGCGCGGCGCGTTTGCGGAGTGCGTGGAGATGATCGATGCGAGCGGAGTGGAGTGGGCGCGCGTGGTGTTTCACTGCTTCGTGGAAGGCGAGGCGGAGATGCGCGAGGTGATGCGCCGGGGCGGACGCGGTTCGTTTACGGGGATTTTGACTTACAAGAGCGCGGAGAACGTGCGGGCGGCGGCGAAGGTGCAGGGGCTGGAGCGCTTCATGGTCGAAACAGATGCGCCGTATCTCACGCCGGTGCCGCACCGCGGGAAGCCGAACGAGCCGGCGTTTGTGCGGCACACGGCGGAATTTGCGGCCGCGGAGGTGCTGGAGGTGCCGTTCGCCACGCTGGCGGCGGCGAGCACGGCGAATGCGCGGGCGTTTTTCGGACTTTGA
- a CDS encoding TonB family protein: protein MKRTKSSVWPVLAVGVLILGVAGCNTVPEPDPEQAYLHETNKGLKEQEARRFQAPDDPDAVTPAEVNRAFAKSPGYRPPIFGPDQTVEAPKLLHIEWPQYPSWAGHEAAQALVTVAARIGVDGRVIEARAVRSTNVRLNEPAIEAVKLWTFAAGKVDGEPRESVFIVPIEVGPQGMHLREDLMSASYSPFPGA from the coding sequence ATGAAACGAACCAAGTCGTCGGTCTGGCCGGTCCTTGCAGTCGGGGTGTTAATTCTGGGAGTCGCCGGTTGCAACACGGTGCCGGAACCCGATCCGGAGCAGGCTTATCTTCACGAGACCAACAAAGGATTGAAGGAGCAGGAGGCGCGGCGGTTTCAGGCGCCGGACGATCCGGACGCCGTGACTCCGGCGGAAGTAAATCGGGCGTTTGCCAAATCGCCGGGCTATCGGCCGCCGATATTTGGGCCGGATCAAACGGTGGAAGCGCCGAAGTTGCTGCACATCGAGTGGCCGCAATACCCGTCGTGGGCGGGGCATGAAGCCGCGCAGGCGCTTGTGACGGTGGCGGCGCGGATTGGGGTGGATGGACGGGTCATCGAGGCGCGCGCCGTGCGTTCGACGAATGTGCGATTGAATGAACCGGCGATTGAGGCGGTGAAGTTGTGGACGTTTGCAGCGGGCAAAGTGGATGGTGAGCCGCGCGAGTCCGTGTTCATCGTGCCGATCGAAGTGGGGCCGCAGGGCATGCATCTGCGGGAGGATCTCATGAGCGCGTCCTACTCGCCATTTCCCGGAGCGTGA
- a CDS encoding carboxypeptidase M32, with translation MSSATMDELRQWLRRAFTLDTVGQLLGWDEQVNLPAASADQRGEQQAAIAELQHAAAKAPRIGELLTALEGETLSADEAAVVKQARRDFDRATKLPVEFVREKAQQGSRGYHAWAEARAKADFGLYAAVLERNLDLARREAAYLGWAGREYDYMIDKHDPGLSAARIGALFAELKRELVPFAREVVAAARREPAGLAWRGFAVEAQQEFLREVTERLGFDYERGRIDVSLHPFCSGSGDDVRMTTRFKDDEPLDSLFSAIHETGHGLYEQGLTRADFGTALGMAAGMAAHESQSRLWENQVGRSRGFWRFFEPRWRERFPAQTAGVTSEALYRAINAVAPTLIRVDADEVTYNLHIVLRFEIERRLFDGSLAVRDLPAAWNAASAELIGLTPTSDRDGVLQDVHWSDGSFGYFPSYTLGNMMAAQLWYRALAERPALEADFARGEFGWLLQWLRTQVHAQGRRFDALELTQRVTGEELSPRALVRYLRERYG, from the coding sequence ATGAGCTCCGCGACGATGGATGAGCTGCGGCAATGGCTGCGGCGGGCGTTTACCTTGGATACGGTCGGGCAATTGCTTGGCTGGGACGAGCAGGTGAACCTGCCGGCGGCGAGCGCGGACCAGCGCGGTGAGCAGCAGGCGGCGATTGCGGAGCTGCAGCACGCGGCGGCGAAGGCGCCCCGCATCGGGGAATTGTTAACCGCGTTGGAAGGCGAGACGTTGAGCGCGGATGAGGCGGCGGTGGTGAAGCAGGCGCGGCGGGATTTCGACCGCGCGACGAAGCTGCCGGTCGAGTTCGTGCGGGAAAAAGCGCAGCAGGGCAGCCGTGGATACCATGCGTGGGCGGAGGCGCGCGCGAAGGCGGATTTCGGACTTTACGCGGCGGTGTTGGAGCGAAACCTGGATCTCGCGCGGCGGGAGGCGGCTTATCTTGGTTGGGCGGGGCGCGAATACGATTACATGATCGACAAGCATGATCCGGGGCTGAGTGCCGCGCGGATCGGAGCGTTGTTTGCGGAGTTGAAGCGGGAGCTGGTGCCATTCGCGCGGGAGGTGGTGGCGGCGGCAAGGCGTGAGCCGGCGGGGCTGGCGTGGCGGGGATTTGCGGTCGAGGCCCAGCAGGAGTTTTTGCGCGAGGTGACGGAGCGGCTCGGGTTCGACTACGAGCGCGGCCGGATTGATGTGTCGCTGCATCCGTTTTGCTCCGGCTCGGGCGACGACGTGCGAATGACGACTAGGTTCAAAGACGATGAGCCGCTTGATTCGCTGTTCAGCGCCATTCACGAGACGGGGCACGGCCTTTATGAACAAGGGTTGACGCGGGCGGATTTCGGAACCGCGCTGGGTATGGCGGCGGGGATGGCCGCACACGAATCGCAGAGCCGGTTGTGGGAAAACCAAGTGGGGCGGAGCCGCGGGTTCTGGCGGTTTTTCGAGCCGCGCTGGCGGGAGCGGTTTCCGGCGCAGACGGCGGGCGTGACCTCGGAGGCGCTTTATCGGGCGATCAACGCCGTCGCGCCGACGTTGATCCGGGTCGATGCGGATGAGGTGACGTATAATTTGCACATCGTGCTGCGGTTCGAGATCGAGCGGCGGTTGTTTGACGGGAGTCTGGCGGTGCGGGATCTGCCCGCGGCGTGGAACGCGGCGTCGGCGGAATTGATCGGGTTGACGCCCACGAGTGATCGGGACGGCGTGCTGCAGGATGTGCATTGGAGCGACGGCTCGTTTGGGTATTTCCCGAGTTACACGTTGGGAAACATGATGGCGGCGCAGCTATGGTATCGAGCGTTGGCGGAACGGCCGGCGCTGGAAGCCGATTTCGCCCGCGGGGAGTTTGGGTGGCTGCTGCAATGGCTGCGCACGCAGGTGCATGCGCAGGGACGGCGCTTCGACGCGCTGGAGTTGACGCAGCGGGTGACGGGCGAGGAGCTTTCGCCGCGGGCGCTCGTGCGGTATCTGCGGGAACGGTATGGCTGA
- a CDS encoding DUF4097 family beta strand repeat-containing protein — translation MACSKWWWVLALCCATPAWALFERSEERVLTTGAEVQLHLDLTRAIVSVEPVADAKDVHLTIHRAFATTEEKEVAEMERRNHVEFTNDHGVVTLRSRYDGEKGMYPTWLDWPPVEVSLVLQVPVQCSVTLVGEHVDVTIGAVRGNVSLKVDAGELVLQQIDGAVTALTKSGSITLASCAGSAVLKAKTGSVFAGPIAGDVTVLAGGGDADVQAVSGNTEVKAVTGNVKVALAGNFAGKAKLTTDGGNVVAIFDPAASCRVEAGTFWGRVDNKAKGLVVQGKARRGRVVGALNAGKWPVEIYAGGGDVVLKTQPVAWKDALSPAFANEAGEPVAGK, via the coding sequence GTGGCTTGCTCGAAATGGTGGTGGGTGTTGGCGTTGTGTTGTGCGACGCCGGCGTGGGCGTTGTTTGAACGCTCCGAAGAACGCGTTTTGACGACCGGCGCGGAGGTGCAACTGCATTTGGATCTCACGCGCGCGATCGTCTCGGTCGAGCCGGTGGCGGACGCGAAGGACGTGCATCTGACGATCCACCGGGCGTTCGCGACGACGGAGGAAAAGGAAGTCGCGGAGATGGAGCGGCGGAATCACGTGGAGTTCACCAACGACCACGGCGTGGTGACGCTGCGCTCGCGTTACGACGGCGAGAAAGGGATGTATCCGACGTGGCTCGATTGGCCGCCGGTGGAAGTCTCCTTGGTTTTGCAGGTGCCAGTGCAATGCTCTGTCACGTTGGTGGGAGAACACGTGGATGTGACGATCGGCGCCGTGCGCGGCAATGTGTCGTTGAAAGTGGATGCCGGCGAACTCGTGCTGCAGCAGATCGATGGCGCGGTGACCGCGCTCACGAAGAGCGGCTCGATCACGCTCGCATCGTGCGCGGGATCAGCGGTGTTGAAGGCGAAAACCGGTTCGGTGTTCGCGGGGCCGATCGCCGGCGACGTAACGGTGCTGGCGGGCGGCGGCGATGCCGACGTGCAGGCCGTATCGGGCAACACGGAAGTGAAGGCGGTCACCGGTAACGTGAAGGTGGCGCTGGCGGGAAATTTTGCCGGGAAGGCGAAACTCACGACCGACGGCGGCAACGTGGTGGCGATTTTCGATCCGGCCGCGAGTTGCCGGGTGGAGGCGGGGACTTTTTGGGGGCGCGTGGACAACAAGGCCAAGGGCCTCGTGGTGCAGGGGAAGGCCCGCCGTGGGCGGGTCGTGGGCGCGCTGAATGCGGGAAAATGGCCGGTGGAGATTTACGCGGGCGGGGGCGATGTGGTGCTCAAAACGCAGCCCGTCGCGTGGAAGGATGCGTTATCACCGGCGTTTGCCAACGAGGCGGGCGAGCCGGTCGCGGGGAAGTAA
- a CDS encoding DUF4097 family beta strand repeat-containing protein: MKTTVFLFAGLVALVPALQAKIERSVEKTFNVKPGGTLNVKTQGGDISVETGLIDRVEVKAREVIRASSDAEADKILADLDLKIEQSGNDVSAEAKYAKSSGWFSSGPQLVQVSFTIKVPARYNVDLHTSGGDIGVEDLIGTVSAQTSGGSVNVGKITGEVTATTSGGNIGLASATGSTKLRTSGGNIKVDHIGGDADLETSGGDIKVHEVTGVLQASTSGGDVSAALTGPLKGDCSLRTSGGDVRVSVKPGVAFNLDAATSGGKVEAGGLTIELASGGSGRSQLKGKVNGGGKELKLRTSGGDVRVTTSGS; the protein is encoded by the coding sequence ATGAAAACGACCGTATTCCTGTTTGCTGGCTTGGTGGCTCTCGTCCCTGCGTTGCAGGCGAAGATCGAACGCTCGGTGGAGAAGACGTTTAACGTGAAACCCGGCGGGACCTTGAATGTGAAAACGCAGGGCGGCGATATCAGCGTGGAAACAGGTTTGATCGATCGGGTGGAAGTGAAGGCGCGCGAGGTGATCCGCGCTTCCAGCGACGCGGAGGCGGACAAGATTCTGGCCGATCTGGATTTGAAGATCGAGCAGTCGGGCAACGATGTGAGCGCGGAGGCGAAATACGCCAAGAGCAGCGGCTGGTTTTCCAGCGGCCCGCAGCTCGTGCAGGTGTCGTTCACGATCAAAGTGCCCGCGCGCTACAACGTCGATTTGCACACTTCGGGGGGCGACATCGGCGTCGAGGACCTGATTGGAACGGTGTCGGCGCAGACATCGGGCGGCAGCGTGAATGTGGGCAAGATCACCGGCGAGGTGACGGCCACCACTTCGGGCGGCAACATCGGGCTCGCGAGCGCCACGGGTTCAACGAAGCTCCGCACGTCGGGCGGGAACATCAAGGTTGACCATATCGGCGGCGACGCGGATTTGGAAACCTCAGGGGGCGACATCAAGGTGCACGAAGTGACGGGCGTCTTGCAGGCCTCCACCAGCGGCGGAGATGTGTCGGCGGCGCTGACGGGGCCGTTGAAAGGCGACTGCTCATTGCGCACATCGGGGGGCGATGTGCGGGTGAGCGTGAAGCCAGGGGTGGCGTTTAACTTGGATGCGGCGACCAGCGGCGGAAAGGTCGAGGCGGGCGGGCTGACGATCGAGCTCGCGAGCGGTGGGAGCGGTCGGAGTCAGCTCAAGGGCAAGGTGAATGGCGGCGGCAAGGAGCTGAAATTGCGCACGTCGGGCGGCGATGTGCGCGTGACCACGAGCGGGTCGTAA
- a CDS encoding Spx/MgsR family RNA polymerase-binding regulatory protein: MLTIYTYANCETCRRAAKWLRAHDVAFVERPIRETPPSETELRRMLKALGGERRRLLNTSGRDYREQKLGEKLPALSEAALVALLAGNGNLVKRPFVLGDGVALTGFDEAAWASAFLG; this comes from the coding sequence ATGCTCACGATCTATACTTACGCGAATTGCGAGACGTGCCGTCGGGCCGCGAAGTGGCTGCGCGCCCATGACGTGGCCTTCGTGGAGCGGCCGATTCGCGAGACGCCGCCGAGCGAAACGGAATTGCGCCGCATGCTGAAAGCGCTGGGCGGAGAGCGGCGGCGGTTGTTGAACACGTCGGGGCGCGATTACCGCGAGCAGAAGCTGGGCGAAAAACTGCCGGCGTTGAGCGAGGCGGCGTTAGTCGCTTTGCTCGCGGGCAACGGCAATTTGGTGAAGCGCCCGTTCGTGCTCGGCGACGGGGTGGCGCTGACAGGTTTCGATGAAGCGGCGTGGGCGAGTGCGTTTCTAGGATGA
- a CDS encoding ABC transporter ATP-binding protein: protein MTAILDVADLRVERGRTTILHDVSWRIARGQHWVILGANGSGKTSLLKTLTGYLVPTAGRIEVLGHRFGQSDWRELRLHVGVVMNVFSAAIPLAEVALDTVISGKYAQLDLWHRVTSADRAAALRQLRRAGIAHLAQRPWVHLSQGERQRVLIARALMARPRLLILDEPCAGLDPVARAHFLAFVQQLSTLRGAPSLVLVTHHVEEITPAFSHLLLLRRGTVLAAGERARLLTSANLSAVFEAPCHLRRSAAGLRLEVRPV from the coding sequence ATGACCGCAATTCTCGATGTTGCTGACCTGCGAGTGGAACGAGGTCGCACCACCATTCTGCACGATGTCAGCTGGCGCATCGCCCGTGGCCAGCACTGGGTCATTCTGGGGGCCAACGGCTCAGGGAAAACCTCCCTGCTCAAAACGCTGACTGGCTACCTCGTCCCCACCGCCGGCCGCATTGAGGTCCTCGGCCATCGCTTCGGGCAGAGCGACTGGCGCGAACTCCGACTCCACGTCGGCGTGGTGATGAACGTCTTCTCCGCCGCCATCCCGCTCGCGGAAGTCGCCCTCGATACCGTTATCAGCGGCAAATATGCCCAACTCGACCTCTGGCACCGCGTCACTTCCGCCGATCGCGCCGCCGCCCTGCGCCAATTGCGCCGCGCGGGCATCGCCCATCTCGCGCAGCGCCCATGGGTCCACCTCTCCCAAGGCGAACGTCAACGCGTCCTGATTGCGCGCGCCCTCATGGCCCGCCCTCGCCTCCTGATTCTCGACGAACCGTGCGCCGGCCTCGATCCCGTCGCGCGCGCCCACTTCCTCGCCTTCGTGCAACAACTCAGCACGCTCCGCGGCGCTCCGTCGCTTGTCCTCGTGACCCACCACGTCGAAGAAATCACCCCGGCGTTTTCCCATTTGCTGCTGCTGCGTCGTGGCACCGTCCTCGCCGCCGGCGAACGCGCCCGCCTCCTTACCTCCGCGAATCTCTCCGCCGTGTTCGAGGCCCCCTGCCACCTCCGCCGCTCCGCCGCCGGCCTGCGCCTCGAGGTGCGCCCGGTTTAG
- a CDS encoding dienelactone hydrolase family protein, producing the protein MNAAEKIVTRNVAYEHGGVKLNGYLAYGDGGGGALRPGVLVAPEWWGLLDYPKQRAEHLARLGYVAFAIEMYGGEKTTRDPKQARAWASEFYGKPLMAERARAGLDQLLAVKGVAPEKVAAIGYCFGGSVVQSLAFSGAPLAGVVSFHGGLIPPSAEAAARTKAKLLICHGGLDYFETPEEVAAFKRALDEGKLDYQLNIYSGAVHAFTNPDADKLAREAGIEGIAYNETADRRSWMAMKVFFEEIFSAPK; encoded by the coding sequence ATGAACGCAGCCGAAAAGATCGTCACGCGAAACGTCGCTTACGAACATGGCGGGGTGAAGCTTAACGGCTACCTCGCTTACGGTGACGGGGGCGGAGGAGCGTTGCGGCCGGGCGTGCTGGTCGCGCCGGAGTGGTGGGGTTTGTTGGATTATCCGAAGCAGCGCGCGGAGCATCTCGCCCGCCTCGGTTATGTGGCTTTCGCGATCGAGATGTATGGCGGCGAGAAGACGACGCGCGATCCGAAGCAGGCGCGCGCGTGGGCGAGCGAGTTTTATGGCAAGCCGCTGATGGCCGAGCGCGCGCGGGCGGGGCTGGACCAGTTGTTGGCGGTGAAAGGCGTGGCGCCGGAAAAAGTAGCGGCGATCGGTTATTGTTTTGGCGGCAGCGTGGTGCAATCGCTGGCCTTCAGTGGAGCGCCGCTGGCAGGTGTGGTGAGTTTCCACGGCGGGCTGATTCCGCCGTCGGCGGAGGCGGCGGCGCGAACCAAAGCGAAGCTGCTGATCTGCCATGGCGGGCTGGACTATTTCGAAACGCCGGAGGAAGTGGCGGCGTTCAAACGCGCGCTGGACGAGGGCAAACTCGATTACCAGTTGAACATCTATTCCGGAGCGGTGCATGCCTTCACGAATCCGGACGCGGACAAGCTGGCGCGCGAGGCGGGCATCGAAGGCATCGCTTACAACGAGACGGCGGACCGGCGCTCGTGGATGGCGATGAAGGTGTTTTTCGAGGAGATCTTTTCCGCGCCGAAATGA
- a CDS encoding CBS domain-containing protein → MNTPLSILLERKGAALYTVDSSATVAEAVEEMNRQHIGSVVVTHGEKMAGIFTERDVLRRIVGGGLDPQRTPVADVMTKDLITVSPATTVEEAMVIFADKRCRHLPVVEGGRCRGLISIGDISRWVSEVHQAEAEHLKGYIAGGMVT, encoded by the coding sequence ATGAATACTCCCTTGTCCATTTTGTTGGAGCGGAAGGGCGCCGCTCTCTATACCGTCGATTCGTCAGCAACCGTGGCGGAGGCCGTGGAGGAGATGAACCGGCAGCACATCGGTTCCGTCGTGGTGACGCACGGGGAAAAGATGGCGGGCATTTTTACGGAGCGGGATGTGTTGCGCCGCATCGTCGGCGGCGGGCTCGATCCGCAGCGCACGCCGGTGGCGGACGTGATGACAAAGGACCTCATCACCGTGTCGCCGGCAACGACGGTGGAGGAAGCGATGGTGATCTTTGCGGACAAACGTTGCCGCCATTTGCCGGTGGTCGAAGGCGGTCGGTGTCGCGGGTTGATTTCGATCGGAGATATTTCGCGCTGGGTGTCGGAGGTGCATCAGGCGGAGGCAGAACACCTGAAGGGTTATATCGCCGGCGGCATGGTGACGTGA